The Carassius auratus strain Wakin linkage group LG30F, ASM336829v1, whole genome shotgun sequence genome contains a region encoding:
- the p2rx2 gene encoding P2X purinoceptor 2: MGCLEFLKDFFLGFWDYETPKMMVVKDRKLGVIYRAVQFMVITYFIWHVFISQKAYQETETRPESSVYTEMRGVALLEDSIQDTTEYARPSEGGDVISTILRKEVTHDQTQGTCAEHYSVANANCTQDSDCTKGEIDFDGHGQRTGRCVPYYNDTFKTCEIKSWCPIEEHAVVREPALEQAINFTVFIKNNIHFPKFKVLRGNIKSNKPKKLLRCHYHPKTNPYCPVFSLGFIAAQAREKFSELCRTGGIIGVFINWKCDFDMDPSKCIPTYSFRRLDMRKNQPSSGYYYRFAKYYRKDGVEYRTLIKAYGIRLDVIVHGHAGRFSLIPTIISTVTAMTSVGICSIICDWIMLTFIDKNEVFSGKKFDDISKEPSQPITEDLTLTSYGSTHSDLSDGVPL, from the exons atgggtTGTCTGGAATTCCTCAAAGACTTTTTCCTGGGTTTCTGGGACTATGAGACTCCGAAAATGATGGTGGTGAAGGACAGAAAACTAGGAGTCATATACAGAGCTGTGCAGTTCATGGTCATCACATATTTCATTTG GCATGTATTTATCAGTCAGAAAGCGTATCAGGAGACAGAGACGCGTCCAGAGAGCTCGGTGTACACTGAGATGAGAGGTGTGGCCTTGCTGGAAGACAGCATTCAGGACACAACAGAATACGCCAGACCATCGGAG GGTGGTGATGTCATCAGCACAATTCTTAGAAAAGAAGTGACGCATGATCAGACGCAGGGCACGTGTGCAGAG CACTACAGTGTTGCCAATGCAAACTGCACACAAGATTCTGACTGCACTAAAGGGGAAATAGATTTCGATGGTCATG GTCAAAGAACAGGACGGTGTGTCCCGTACTACAACGACACATTCAAGACCTGTGAGATCAAATCCTGGTGTCCCATTGAGGAACATGCGGTTGTCAG AGAACCAGCTTTGGAACAGGCCATTAATTTCACCGTGTTCATAAAGAATAACATCCATTTCCCAAAGTTTAAAGTTCTGAG GGGCAACATCAAATCAAACAAGCCAAAGAAACTGTTACGGTGCCATTATCACCCAAAAACCAACCCGTATTGTCCGGTGTTTAGCCTGGGCTTCATCGCAGCACAGGCCCGAGAGAAATTCAGTGAACTTTGCAGAACG GGTGGAATAATTGGCGTGTTCATTAACTGGAAGTGTGATTTTGATATGGATCCATCAAAGTGCATTCCAACATATTCATTCAGAAGACTAGACATGAGAAAAAACCAGCCCAGCTCAGGATATTACTACAG GTTTGCAAAATATTACCGTAAGGATGGTGTGGAGTACAGGACACTCATAAAAGCCTATGGGATTCGCCTGGATGTCATTGTTCATGGACAT GCGGGACGATTTAGTCTGATTCCAACCATCATCAGCACAGTCACGGCCATGACATCAGTAGGAATT TGCTCTATCATCTGTGATTGGATCATGCTGACGTTTATCGATAAGAATGAAGTCTTCAGCGGAAAGAAGTTTGATGAT ATCTCCAAGGAACCCAGTCAGCCAATCACAGAAGACCTCACTCTTACAAGCTATGGCTCCACCCACTCGGACCTCTCAGATGGCGTGCCATTGTAA